A window of Ignavibacteriales bacterium contains these coding sequences:
- a CDS encoding glycosyltransferase, with translation MSEIAVLIPYFNHPDCLEKSLSSISGAEKVDVIIVDDGSSEKPLQRRLKEKYSNIFSVEFITHDINKGLSYALNTGLEYILSKGTYKYVARLDVGDKCTWDRFKKQKSFLDLNPKISLVGSNAKMIDMEGKFLYIRKYPEADADIKKNMYVFSSFMHPTIMFRTNVLEEIGLYPYEVCQDYAFLFKILKRYKAANLKEPLLEYEVNPIGFTYNKYRRLQIDGLKVIWANFKLKYIKYILIGTLKRIVCILLGPKIMMKIGTKLRLIGF, from the coding sequence ATGTCTGAGATCGCTGTATTAATCCCTTATTTTAATCATCCAGACTGTTTGGAAAAATCACTTTCCAGCATCTCAGGGGCTGAAAAAGTGGATGTTATCATTGTTGATGATGGAAGTTCAGAAAAGCCATTACAAAGAAGATTGAAAGAAAAATATTCCAATATTTTTTCTGTAGAATTTATTACTCATGATATTAACAAAGGCCTATCTTATGCATTAAATACAGGTTTAGAATATATTCTATCTAAAGGGACATATAAATATGTCGCTAGACTGGATGTTGGCGATAAATGTACTTGGGATAGATTCAAAAAGCAAAAAAGTTTTTTGGATTTAAATCCTAAAATAAGTTTAGTGGGATCAAATGCAAAGATGATTGATATGGAAGGAAAATTTTTATACATAAGAAAATATCCAGAGGCAGATGCTGATATAAAAAAAAATATGTACGTATTTTCTTCATTCATGCATCCAACAATCATGTTCCGCACGAATGTGCTTGAAGAAATAGGGCTGTATCCATACGAGGTCTGTCAAGACTATGCGTTTTTATTTAAAATCTTGAAAAGGTATAAAGCAGCAAATTTGAAGGAACCTCTTCTAGAATATGAAGTTAACCCAATAGGATTTACTTATAATAAATATCGTAGATTGCAAATTGATGGATTAAAAGTAATTTGGGCAAATTTTAAATTAAAATATATAAAATATATTTTGATTGGCACTTTAAAAAGAATCGTATGTATTCTTCTTGGACCCAAGATTATGATGAAAATAGGTACAAAACTTAGATTAATTGGTTTCTAA
- a CDS encoding NAD-dependent epimerase/dehydratase family protein: MNTLVLGGNGFIGSHLVDKLLKEKHDVTVFDRNKEFFRESLKGVKYIYADFGNRQELSNALKNIDVVFHLISTTLPKTSNEDPIFDVSSNVLETLHLLNECVRLKIPKIVFLSSGGVVYGIPKVLPIDENCIANPLCSYGITKQTIEKYIILYNYLYGINYSIIRPANAYGERQNPANNQGIISVLIKNIIDKKPVQIWGDGKVIRDYVWVKDLSAGIYSAALNQNSEIFNLGSGLGYTIKDILEILKEITEINFEIKYQPSRNFDVPAIYLDISKAKQILRWEPTVSLREGIESSWKYFNNFYRCD, from the coding sequence ATGAATACATTAGTCTTAGGAGGAAATGGTTTTATAGGTTCTCATTTAGTGGATAAACTATTAAAAGAAAAACATGATGTAACCGTATTTGATCGGAATAAAGAATTTTTCCGTGAATCCTTAAAAGGAGTAAAATATATTTACGCGGACTTTGGGAATAGACAAGAATTATCAAATGCATTAAAAAACATTGATGTTGTCTTCCATCTTATAAGCACAACACTTCCGAAAACCTCAAATGAAGATCCGATATTTGATGTTTCTTCGAATGTATTGGAAACATTACATCTATTAAATGAATGTGTGCGATTAAAAATCCCGAAAATAGTCTTTCTTTCCAGTGGAGGTGTTGTATATGGTATTCCTAAAGTATTACCGATAGATGAAAATTGCATTGCAAATCCCCTCTGTTCATATGGAATCACAAAACAGACAATTGAGAAATATATAATATTATATAATTATTTATACGGCATTAACTACTCAATTATCAGACCAGCAAATGCTTATGGCGAACGACAAAATCCAGCAAACAATCAGGGTATTATAAGTGTACTTATCAAAAATATAATAGATAAAAAGCCTGTACAAATTTGGGGAGATGGAAAAGTTATCAGAGACTATGTCTGGGTTAAAGATCTTTCCGCAGGAATATATTCTGCAGCATTAAATCAAAATTCTGAAATTTTTAATCTTGGGAGCGGACTAGGATACACAATAAAAGACATACTTGAAATATTAAAAGAAATTACTGAAATCAATTTTGAGATAAAATATCAACCATCAAGAAATTTTGATGTGCCTGCAATCTATCTTGATATTTCTAAAGCTAAACAAATTCTTCGTTGGGAACCAACCGTTTCGCTGAGAGAAGGAATCGAATCGTCTTGGAAATACTTTAATAATTTTTATCGTTGTGACTAA
- a CDS encoding glycosyltransferase family 4 protein, whose translation MRILQFTSSFPLDEQDYGGNFIRELIEELSSSFEFFVLTPDTPTTKNHESIDNYEIIRYKYFFKNKQILVCNDSIIQNLKKNKSYYFVLPLFFISSFISLIKIVNQKKINIVHAHWIFPQGFVAVLARFFSKQKFKILITSHGTDLELLNNFFLRQLIKFTLKKCECINPVSDYLKMKIIEVADIESKIHVIPMGTNRNLFGKKGEQNLKNINVDEKYILSVGRLSEGKDLETLIRSFKGLSEGYSDLFLYIVGTGNELDKLKELVNSLELSNKVRFLGQVKRERLVELYNKAQVLVSTSLSEGFGLVFIEALLLRCPVIATNVGGVGEIILHQETGILINTKQPEELMNAVKSLMKDEMLRKMLIENGYKHAINNYTWESVAIKFKSLYMSL comes from the coding sequence ATGAGAATTTTGCAGTTTACTTCTTCATTTCCTTTAGACGAACAAGATTATGGTGGGAATTTTATTCGTGAGCTTATCGAGGAACTTTCTTCTTCCTTTGAATTTTTCGTATTAACCCCCGACACTCCCACAACAAAGAATCATGAATCCATCGATAATTACGAAATTATTCGATATAAATATTTTTTCAAAAATAAACAAATTCTCGTTTGTAACGATTCAATTATCCAGAATTTAAAGAAGAATAAATCCTACTATTTTGTTTTACCACTATTTTTTATTTCCTCGTTTATAAGTTTAATAAAAATTGTCAATCAAAAAAAAATCAATATTGTTCACGCTCACTGGATTTTTCCTCAAGGTTTTGTAGCTGTACTGGCAAGATTTTTTTCTAAGCAAAAATTCAAAATTCTAATTACATCGCATGGAACCGATCTGGAATTGTTGAATAATTTTTTTTTACGACAACTTATTAAATTTACTTTAAAAAAGTGTGAATGTATTAACCCAGTCAGTGACTATTTAAAGATGAAAATTATTGAAGTAGCTGACATAGAATCCAAAATTCACGTTATTCCTATGGGAACGAATAGGAATCTTTTCGGAAAAAAGGGAGAACAAAATCTTAAAAACATCAATGTAGATGAAAAATATATACTATCTGTAGGAAGACTTTCTGAAGGAAAGGATTTAGAGACTCTTATTAGAAGCTTTAAAGGACTTAGTGAAGGATACTCTGATTTATTTTTATATATAGTAGGCACAGGTAATGAATTAGATAAATTGAAAGAATTAGTAAATTCACTAGAACTTAGTAATAAAGTAAGATTTTTGGGACAGGTAAAGCGCGAAAGACTTGTGGAACTGTATAACAAAGCACAAGTTCTTGTTTCCACATCACTTAGTGAAGGATTTGGTCTTGTTTTTATTGAAGCACTATTATTAAGGTGCCCGGTTATTGCAACTAATGTCGGAGGGGTTGGTGAAATAATACTTCATCAAGAGACGGGTATTTTAATAAACACGAAACAACCTGAAGAATTGATGAATGCTGTTAAAAGTTTAATGAAAGATGAAATGTTAAGGAAAATGCTTATTGAAAATGGTTACAAACATGCAATTAATAATTACACGTGGGAATCAGTTGCAATAAAGTTTAAATCATTATATATGTCCCTTTGA